From one Pseudomonadota bacterium genomic stretch:
- a CDS encoding MopE-related protein translates to MPFDCDDSDNSVHPGATEDQTNGADDDCDGTTDEASPFGDEFVAGTVWAPAGTFPISGALVYLTSELPDPIEDTTFCYDCENMGGKPWALSGADGSFSITNAPSGTVYLVTRKGLFRRVRQITITAGEPYFVPDDESTLPGANSAPYDEIPSYAVLLNGYDLPEDMLAKMGLGELTSSGNLDTAQPYSFDLYNDSYSDSTAVGSSSSLVSSLTNLENYHMVFFPCICHTLTATSYTSNLQNYVIGGGKIYSSCWASQWAETPFPNAIEFNGSDTAYNAGNVGYWDSFGTITDTEMRAWLAEVNPSSSLDNYPFDGGYILIDSLTTGAYAGHGLEEDGGLVIPKSWVNDVSDYPGHPLTVTYNYDCGKVFFSTYQVVESTPSTAIRPQEWVLIYLFFEVGVCDGDYTIE, encoded by the coding sequence CTGCCGTTCGACTGCGACGACTCGGACAACTCCGTCCACCCGGGCGCGACCGAGGATCAGACCAACGGCGCCGACGACGACTGCGACGGTACGACCGACGAGGCGTCGCCGTTCGGGGACGAGTTCGTGGCCGGGACCGTGTGGGCGCCGGCCGGGACGTTCCCGATCTCCGGCGCGCTCGTTTACCTCACATCCGAGCTGCCGGATCCGATCGAGGACACGACGTTCTGCTACGATTGCGAGAACATGGGCGGCAAGCCGTGGGCGCTTTCCGGCGCGGACGGGAGCTTCTCGATCACGAACGCGCCCTCGGGTACGGTCTACCTCGTCACGCGCAAGGGGCTGTTCCGCCGGGTGCGGCAGATCACGATCACGGCCGGAGAGCCGTACTTCGTCCCGGACGATGAGTCGACCCTGCCCGGTGCGAACTCGGCGCCGTACGACGAGATCCCGAGCTACGCGGTGCTGCTCAACGGCTACGACCTCCCCGAGGACATGCTGGCCAAGATGGGGCTCGGCGAGCTGACGAGCTCGGGCAACCTCGATACGGCGCAACCGTACAGCTTCGATCTCTACAACGACTCGTACTCCGACAGCACGGCCGTCGGGTCGTCTTCGTCGCTCGTGTCGAGCCTCACGAACCTCGAAAACTACCACATGGTGTTCTTTCCCTGCATCTGCCACACGCTGACCGCGACGAGCTACACGTCGAACCTCCAAAACTACGTCATCGGAGGCGGCAAGATCTACTCCTCGTGCTGGGCGTCGCAGTGGGCCGAGACCCCGTTCCCGAACGCGATCGAGTTCAACGGCAGCGACACGGCGTACAACGCGGGCAACGTGGGGTACTGGGACAGCTTCGGCACGATCACGGACACGGAGATGCGCGCCTGGCTCGCCGAGGTGAACCCGAGCTCCAGCCTCGACAATTACCCGTTCGACGGCGGCTACATCCTGATCGACTCGTTGACGACGGGTGCCTACGCTGGCCACGGCCTCGAGGAGGACGGCGGCCTGGTGATCCCGAAGTCGTGGGTCAACGACGTGAGCGACTACCCGGGCCACCCGCTGACCGTCACGTACAACTACGACTGCGGCAAGGTGTTCTTCTCCACCTACCAGGTCGTCGAGAGCACGCCGTCGACGGCCATCCGCCCGCAGGAGTGGGTGCTCATCTACCTCTTCTTCGAGGTCGGCGTCTGCGATGGCGACTACACCATCGAATAG
- a CDS encoding DUF2845 domain-containing protein: MKTIPIVLAVLCFAELIAAGASAQTLSCDDGVVEMSDSKYLVESKCGEPTFTDATRVTRVSERGDEVLQEFVEVEDWLYDFGPNRLVVVLTFEKDRLIGMRSFGYGRDSGGSPAFDKVVAIGEPTVRVLFLFGPPSYKEERIDTSVVSREHGGAFPKQVSVETWTYNLGPNRFMRIYHFVNGRLTAIERGPRGF, from the coding sequence ATGAAGACGATCCCCATCGTGCTGGCCGTCCTCTGCTTCGCTGAGCTGATCGCGGCGGGCGCCTCGGCCCAGACCCTGAGCTGCGACGACGGCGTCGTCGAGATGAGCGACTCGAAGTACCTGGTCGAGTCGAAATGCGGCGAGCCCACGTTCACGGACGCAACTCGGGTGACGCGCGTCTCCGAGCGGGGCGACGAGGTGTTGCAGGAGTTCGTCGAGGTCGAGGACTGGCTCTACGACTTCGGCCCGAACCGCCTGGTCGTGGTGCTCACCTTCGAGAAGGATCGGTTGATCGGCATGCGCAGCTTCGGCTACGGCCGCGATTCGGGCGGGAGCCCGGCCTTCGACAAGGTCGTGGCGATCGGAGAACCGACTGTCCGCGTGCTGTTCCTCTTCGGGCCCCCTTCCTACAAGGAGGAGCGTATCGACACGTCAGTCGTCAGCCGCGAGCACGGCGGTGCCTTCCCGAAGCAGGTCTCCGTGGAGACGTGGACCTACAACCTGGGACCCAACCGCTTCATGAGGATCTACCACTTCGTCAACGGCCGCCTGACCGCGATCGAGCGAGGCCCGCGGGGGTTCTGA
- a CDS encoding TonB-dependent receptor, whose translation MTRAAPVIAIALVALVASRSAAADDAGPGDPDAGAGDPWAVDPGHFPAGDGVVYETIVEGRSPEEDGLSRRRIDREELRETGSNTVTEALEREPAVFASSGRKGERSFRLRGFDQRGVAVYLDGVPFSMPYGGSIDLNKIPVQMLDSILLLKGPTSVVFGPGGMGGALLLETREPEAAPLVEAELALSTDAETSGTIYHGYDAGPFAYAIGAGTFASDGYSLSSQFEPTEYEDGGGLDNSERRLRHAAGKLVVPMPGPNRFVAQAFAVDGEFGVPRSTTDTRPFYSRFEYWRAAVGQVAHEYDTRDAGIEEAVYVASFDNRLASYDDATFTTQDGPNAYTSWYHDRTFGGRVTARRAIRGLPGGATQLRLWLGAQHDVHRASLELDGPQESYRRTLFTAVPELEIPIVRRLVALASAQTDVERTHNAGAALDGYEGEMRDRTTAIFGPLLAVRWDPRDELMLRLSGARRSRIPTLSERYSSRLGFTVPNPGLDPETAWHVGLDAAWKPTRGVEVDLSGFDAEVTDLIASEYLPETNGVTRKRNVGRARLAGAEAAISWRPARLVELSAGYAFLHARRLDPDDDEEDRIAQIPAHQAVFGLAFDPARWLRATSSLRVIGPQAFDDYTILGLGELGTYAVWDARVELSPVPWASFWVHGSNLLDMNYQTEYGYPDRGLNVWFGVRVTER comes from the coding sequence ATGACCAGAGCCGCACCCGTGATCGCCATCGCGCTCGTCGCGCTCGTCGCCTCCCGCAGCGCCGCGGCCGACGACGCGGGGCCCGGCGATCCGGACGCGGGCGCCGGGGATCCGTGGGCCGTGGATCCGGGCCACTTTCCCGCGGGAGACGGCGTCGTTTACGAGACGATTGTAGAAGGCCGGTCGCCCGAGGAGGACGGCCTGAGCCGCCGGCGCATCGATAGGGAGGAGCTCCGCGAGACGGGCTCTAATACCGTGACCGAGGCTTTGGAGCGCGAGCCCGCGGTGTTCGCCTCGAGCGGCAGGAAGGGGGAGCGCAGCTTCCGCCTGCGCGGCTTCGATCAGCGCGGAGTCGCGGTCTACCTGGACGGCGTGCCGTTCTCGATGCCCTACGGCGGCTCGATCGATCTGAACAAGATCCCGGTCCAGATGCTCGACTCGATCCTGCTGCTCAAGGGGCCCACCTCCGTGGTCTTCGGCCCGGGCGGGATGGGCGGTGCGCTGCTGCTCGAGACGCGCGAGCCGGAGGCTGCGCCCCTCGTCGAGGCGGAGCTCGCCCTCAGCACCGACGCGGAGACGAGCGGCACGATCTACCACGGCTACGACGCGGGGCCGTTCGCCTACGCCATCGGCGCTGGGACGTTCGCGTCGGACGGGTACTCGCTCTCCTCCCAGTTCGAGCCGACCGAGTACGAGGATGGGGGCGGGCTCGACAACAGCGAGAGGAGGCTCCGCCACGCCGCCGGCAAGCTCGTCGTCCCCATGCCCGGGCCCAACCGCTTCGTCGCCCAGGCGTTCGCGGTCGACGGCGAGTTCGGCGTCCCGCGCTCGACGACCGACACGCGGCCGTTCTACAGCCGGTTCGAGTACTGGCGCGCGGCGGTGGGGCAGGTGGCCCACGAATACGACACGCGGGACGCCGGGATCGAGGAGGCGGTATACGTCGCCTCGTTCGACAACCGCCTCGCCTCTTACGACGACGCGACGTTCACGACGCAGGACGGCCCCAACGCGTACACCTCCTGGTACCACGATCGGACGTTCGGTGGCCGCGTCACGGCGAGGCGGGCGATCCGCGGGCTGCCGGGCGGCGCGACGCAGCTGCGGCTCTGGCTGGGCGCCCAGCACGACGTCCACCGCGCGAGCCTGGAGCTCGATGGGCCCCAGGAGAGCTACCGCCGCACGTTGTTCACGGCCGTGCCGGAGCTCGAGATCCCGATCGTCCGCCGCCTCGTCGCGCTCGCTTCGGCCCAGACCGACGTGGAGCGCACGCACAACGCGGGCGCCGCGCTCGACGGCTACGAAGGGGAAATGCGCGACAGGACCACGGCGATCTTCGGGCCGCTCCTCGCCGTGCGGTGGGATCCGCGCGACGAGCTGATGCTCCGGCTCTCGGGCGCGAGGCGCAGCCGCATCCCGACGCTCTCGGAGCGGTACTCGAGCCGCCTCGGCTTCACGGTGCCCAACCCCGGGCTCGATCCCGAGACCGCGTGGCACGTCGGCCTCGACGCGGCCTGGAAACCGACGCGCGGCGTCGAAGTCGATCTCTCCGGCTTCGACGCCGAGGTCACCGATCTGATCGCGTCCGAATACCTGCCCGAGACGAACGGCGTGACGCGGAAGCGGAACGTGGGCCGGGCGCGGCTCGCGGGCGCCGAGGCGGCGATCTCGTGGCGGCCGGCGCGCCTCGTCGAGCTGAGCGCGGGCTACGCGTTCCTCCACGCGCGCCGCCTCGATCCGGACGACGACGAGGAGGATCGGATCGCCCAGATCCCGGCCCACCAGGCCGTCTTCGGGCTCGCGTTCGATCCCGCGCGCTGGCTGCGCGCGACGAGCTCCCTGCGCGTGATCGGGCCGCAGGCGTTCGACGACTACACCATCCTGGGGCTCGGAGAGCTCGGGACCTACGCGGTCTGGGACGCGCGCGTCGAGCTCTCGCCCGTCCCGTGGGCCTCGTTCTGGGTGCACGGCTCGAACCTGCTCGACATGAACTACCAGACCGAATACGGCTACCCGGACCGCGGACTGAACGTCTGGTTCGGCGTCCGGGTCACGGAGCGCTGA
- a CDS encoding nuclear transport factor 2 family protein has protein sequence MSQDTAHTARALFRAMNARDPAAFASLLAEGAVFHFPGTAPVEGCARIEKFVKILFFKFPALAFEPRRVICDDRHAAVEWTNEGTSRDGAPYRNAGVTVIELDADGRVAYLSDTFKDTSFTLRNA, from the coding sequence ATGAGCCAGGACACCGCACACACCGCCAGGGCGCTGTTTCGCGCCATGAACGCGCGCGATCCGGCCGCCTTCGCTTCGCTCCTCGCCGAGGGCGCCGTCTTCCACTTCCCGGGCACCGCGCCCGTCGAGGGCTGCGCGCGGATCGAGAAGTTCGTGAAGATTCTCTTCTTCAAGTTCCCGGCGCTCGCCTTCGAGCCGCGCCGCGTCATCTGCGACGATCGCCACGCCGCGGTCGAATGGACGAACGAGGGTACGAGCCGCGACGGCGCGCCGTACCGCAACGCGGGCGTCACCGTGATCGAGCTCGACGCCGACGGCCGCGTCGCCTACCTGAGCGACACGTTCAAGGACACCTCGTTCACCCTGCGGAACGCGTAA
- the upp gene encoding uracil phosphoribosyltransferase codes for MRQVEEFPNLFILDHPLIQHKLTHMRNAATSTRTFRQLLREIALLMGYEVTRNLPLAEETIRTPLAETTARVIAGKKLAIVPILRAGAGMADGLLELVPGARVGHVGLYRDPGTKMPHEYLVKLPEVEGRTFILVDPMLATGNSAAHAVSVLNSRGVKDGDIRFLALVAAPEGMRVFNREHGGVDVYVASLDSHLDEHAYIVPGLGDAGDRLFGTK; via the coding sequence ATGCGACAAGTCGAAGAGTTTCCGAACCTCTTCATCCTCGATCACCCGCTCATCCAGCACAAGCTGACGCACATGCGGAACGCGGCGACGTCGACGCGCACGTTCCGCCAGCTGCTCAGGGAGATCGCCCTCCTCATGGGGTACGAGGTGACGCGCAACCTGCCGCTCGCCGAGGAGACGATCCGCACGCCGCTCGCCGAGACGACGGCCCGCGTGATCGCGGGCAAGAAGCTCGCGATCGTGCCGATCCTGCGGGCCGGTGCCGGGATGGCCGACGGCCTCCTGGAGCTCGTGCCGGGCGCGCGCGTCGGTCACGTCGGCCTGTACCGCGATCCCGGGACGAAGATGCCGCACGAGTACCTCGTGAAGCTCCCCGAGGTCGAGGGGCGCACGTTCATCCTCGTCGATCCGATGCTCGCCACCGGCAATTCGGCCGCCCACGCGGTCTCGGTGCTGAACTCCCGCGGGGTGAAGGACGGCGACATCCGGTTCCTCGCGCTCGTCGCGGCGCCGGAGGGGATGCGCGTCTTCAACCGCGAGCACGGCGGCGTGGACGTCTACGTCGCGTCGCTCGACTCGCACCTCGACGAGCACGCGTACATCGTCCCCGGGCTCGGCGACGCGGGCGACCGGCTCTTCGGCACGAAGTGA